From Frankiaceae bacterium, the proteins below share one genomic window:
- the ilvA gene encoding threonine ammonia-lyase, which yields MGERLVSADDVRAAAALLQGVAIETPVEESRWLSGAVGGRVVVKCENLQRTGSFKIRGAYVRIARLTDEERAGGVVAASAGNHAQGVALAASMLGAKATVFMPAGAPLPKVAATKAYGAEVVLSGVTVDEALVAAKEYAAERGSVFIHPFDHADVIAGQATCGLEILSQVPEVKTIVVPTGGGGLVSGIAVAVKAMRPDVRVVGVQAATVAAFPPSIAVGHPVAVDATATIADGIAVGCPGDITLRHVAALVDDVVTVPDEAISRALLMCLERAKLVVEPAGAAGVAALMEAPSSFEAPVVVVLSGGNVDPLLMLRVIRHGLIAAGRYLSFRLRIPDRPGELAKLLGILADAGANVLDVEHLRTGPKLHLDEVEVALQLETRGAGHCDDVLSVLRGEGYPLVFG from the coding sequence GTGGGAGAACGCCTCGTCAGCGCCGACGACGTCCGCGCGGCCGCGGCTCTCCTTCAGGGCGTCGCGATCGAGACGCCGGTCGAGGAGTCGCGGTGGCTCTCCGGAGCCGTCGGCGGCCGCGTCGTCGTCAAGTGCGAGAACCTCCAGCGCACCGGGTCGTTCAAGATCCGCGGGGCGTACGTCCGCATCGCCAGGCTGACCGACGAGGAGCGTGCGGGGGGCGTCGTCGCGGCCAGCGCCGGCAACCACGCGCAGGGCGTGGCGCTCGCGGCGTCGATGCTCGGCGCGAAGGCGACGGTGTTCATGCCGGCCGGTGCGCCGCTGCCGAAGGTCGCGGCCACGAAGGCGTACGGCGCCGAGGTCGTCCTCTCCGGCGTCACGGTCGACGAGGCGCTGGTGGCGGCGAAGGAGTACGCCGCGGAGCGCGGCAGCGTGTTCATCCACCCGTTCGACCACGCCGACGTCATCGCCGGCCAGGCGACGTGCGGGCTGGAGATCCTCAGCCAGGTGCCGGAGGTCAAGACGATCGTCGTGCCGACCGGCGGCGGCGGGCTGGTCTCCGGCATCGCGGTCGCGGTCAAGGCGATGCGGCCCGACGTGCGCGTCGTCGGCGTGCAGGCGGCGACCGTGGCGGCGTTCCCGCCGTCGATCGCCGTGGGCCACCCGGTCGCGGTCGACGCCACCGCGACCATCGCCGACGGCATCGCGGTCGGGTGCCCCGGCGACATCACGCTGCGGCACGTCGCGGCGCTCGTCGACGACGTCGTGACGGTCCCCGACGAGGCGATCAGCCGTGCTCTGCTCATGTGCCTCGAACGCGCCAAGCTCGTCGTGGAGCCCGCCGGCGCGGCCGGTGTCGCGGCGCTCATGGAGGCGCCCTCGTCGTTCGAGGCGCCGGTCGTCGTCGTGCTCTCCGGCGGCAACGTCGACCCGCTGCTCATGCTCCGCGTCATCCGCCACGGGCTCATCGCGGCAGGCCGCTACCTGTCGTTCCGGCTGCGCATCCCCGACCGCCCCGGCGAGCTCGCGAAGCTGCTCGGGATCCTCGCCGACGCAGGCGCCAACGTGCTCGACGTCGAACACCTCCGTACCGGTCCGAAGCTGCACCTGGACGAGGTCGAGGTGGCGCTGCAGCTCGAGACGCGCGGCGCGGGCCACTGCGACGACGTGCTCTCGGTCCTGCGGGGGGAGGGCTACCCGCTCGTTTTCGGGTAG